One window of the Thioflexithrix psekupsensis genome contains the following:
- a CDS encoding pilin, whose amino-acid sequence MQLVNAVIFNLEYAKIEIMETFGMTSSNDTQITQGKKPPSKVGWLVVAMSVFLLGLVAHVLGPAAYSIYPAVVVLCAAALALPAARSKRLAESRLGIFLLLLCLAVGVKLYTNRIYEEYMQRSKIITALDLLEWLKIPVESFYATQHACPTPAQIDAMTSDKYVTNILLNRRNGEKCIYIAVLDTKGGFTTNTTIGLAYLIKSNTWSCKNKDTAATRIDSIHYLPSWCKD is encoded by the coding sequence ATGCAACTGGTCAACGCTGTAATTTTCAATTTAGAGTACGCAAAGATTGAAATCATGGAGACTTTCGGCATGACCTCATCCAATGACACCCAAATAACGCAAGGTAAAAAACCGCCCTCCAAAGTTGGCTGGCTGGTCGTGGCGATGAGTGTGTTTCTGTTAGGCTTAGTGGCGCATGTGTTAGGACCAGCGGCGTACAGTATCTATCCAGCCGTTGTGGTGTTGTGTGCCGCTGCGTTGGCTTTACCAGCCGCACGAAGCAAACGGCTCGCTGAAAGCAGGTTGGGGATATTCCTGTTATTGCTGTGTTTGGCAGTGGGAGTGAAATTATATACCAACCGAATATATGAGGAATATATGCAACGCTCCAAGATTATAACGGCGTTGGATTTGTTGGAGTGGCTCAAAATCCCGGTGGAAAGCTTCTATGCAACACAACACGCTTGCCCCACACCCGCGCAAATAGACGCAATGACTTCCGATAAATATGTGACAAATATCCTGCTCAACCGTCGCAATGGAGAAAAATGTATTTACATCGCTGTGTTAGACACCAAGGGCGGTTTTACTACCAACACCACGATAGGATTAGCATATCTGATTAAATCAAATACATGGAGTTGTAAAAATAAGGATACCGCTGCCACCCGGATCGATTCCATTCATTATCTGCCATCTTGGTGCAAGGACTGA
- the lexA gene encoding transcriptional repressor LexA, with amino-acid sequence MSQLTARQLDILSLIHHWMRTEGRPPTRSEIAAAFGFKSPNSAEQHLKALERKGALTLSPGRSRGIQLDEQALLSLQMESPPPVSPLNLPVIGRVAAGMPILAQEHIDMFYQVDPHLFRPAANYLLRVQGQSMRDAGILSHDLLAVHQTHRVNQGQIVVVRIEEEVTVKRFHGINDNHLHLSPDNPEFDPMVLDLSRQQVVIEGVVVGVIRNYTETS; translated from the coding sequence ATGTCTCAACTGACTGCGCGCCAACTCGACATTTTAAGCCTGATCCACCATTGGATGCGCACGGAAGGACGACCGCCCACGCGGTCGGAAATTGCGGCGGCTTTTGGTTTTAAATCGCCCAATTCTGCCGAGCAGCATTTAAAAGCCCTTGAACGCAAAGGTGCATTGACATTAAGCCCGGGTCGGTCGCGGGGAATTCAATTGGATGAACAAGCCTTGTTGAGTCTACAAATGGAATCTCCGCCGCCTGTTTCACCACTGAATTTGCCTGTGATTGGGCGCGTGGCCGCAGGGATGCCGATTTTGGCACAAGAACACATTGACATGTTTTACCAAGTTGATCCGCACTTGTTTCGTCCCGCCGCCAACTATTTGCTGCGGGTGCAAGGACAGAGCATGAGAGATGCGGGAATTTTGTCGCACGATTTATTAGCCGTGCATCAAACGCATCGCGTCAATCAGGGACAAATTGTTGTGGTACGCATTGAGGAAGAAGTGACTGTAAAACGCTTTCACGGTATCAACGACAATCACCTGCATTTATCGCCCGATAATCCAGAATTCGATCCAATGGTGCTTGATTTATCGCGGCAACAAGTGGTGATTGAAGGCGTGGTGGTGGGAGTGATTCGTAATTATACGGAAACCAGTTGA
- the dnaQ gene encoding DNA polymerase III subunit epsilon gives MRQIVLDTETTGLDPAQGHRIIEIGCVEMVNRRLTQRHFHYYLQPDRQIDAGAMAVHGITHEFLQDKPRFADIVAAFMDFVKDAELIIHNAPFDVGFINAELARLNQDWPKINEYCAIIDTLSMARKRHPGQKNNLDALCKRYQVNNEQRTLHGALLDAEILAEVYLAMTGGQVSLLNTAQQMAQADYSATIQRVTTERTPLPILLANEEEQAAHEKILQNLDKSSGGTSLWRSLSS, from the coding sequence ATGCGCCAAATTGTATTAGACACCGAAACCACCGGCCTCGATCCCGCACAAGGACATCGCATTATTGAAATTGGCTGTGTAGAAATGGTCAATCGACGCTTAACCCAACGCCATTTTCACTATTATTTACAACCCGATAGACAAATTGATGCGGGTGCAATGGCGGTGCATGGAATTACTCATGAATTCTTGCAAGATAAACCGCGTTTTGCCGATATTGTGGCAGCCTTTATGGATTTTGTAAAAGATGCGGAATTAATTATTCACAATGCGCCTTTTGATGTGGGTTTTATTAATGCCGAATTGGCGCGTTTAAATCAAGATTGGCCAAAAATTAATGAGTATTGCGCCATCATTGATACGTTGTCTATGGCACGTAAACGTCACCCCGGGCAAAAAAATAATTTGGATGCGCTTTGTAAACGCTATCAAGTGAATAATGAACAACGGACTTTACACGGTGCGTTATTGGATGCTGAAATTTTGGCCGAAGTTTACTTAGCCATGACGGGCGGCCAAGTGAGTTTATTAAACACAGCTCAACAAATGGCACAAGCTGATTATTCTGCGACGATTCAACGAGTTACTACAGAACGCACGCCTTTGCCCATTCTTCTGGCCAACGAAGAAGAACAAGCCGCTCACGAGAAAATTTTACAAAATCTGGACAAAAGCAGCGGTGGCACATCATTGTGGCGCAGCTTGTCCAGTTAA
- a CDS encoding pilin: MTSSDEIQITQDKKPPSKASWLIVAVIIFVLGAGVCGTGSAIMVLFAAALTLPAVLSKWRIESGLGVILLSLCLAVGWSIYSKHGFGGEYWNYLQRGKVQAALSLLEQLKSPIEQFYATQHTCPTPAQIGAVTSNKYVTNILLNNSNGEKCIYTAVLDRKSGFPANTTLGLAYLIQSNRWSCYNKDAETTQMAPIYLPSKCKE; encoded by the coding sequence ATGACCTCCTCCGATGAAATCCAAATAACGCAAGATAAAAAGCCGCCCTCTAAAGCGAGCTGGTTGATCGTGGCAGTCATTATTTTTGTATTAGGCGCAGGGGTGTGCGGCACGGGTTCTGCCATTATGGTGTTGTTTGCCGCCGCGTTGACTTTGCCCGCTGTACTGAGCAAATGGCGCATTGAGAGTGGGCTTGGAGTCATCCTGTTATCGTTGTGTTTAGCGGTGGGGTGGTCGATATATTCCAAACATGGCTTTGGCGGCGAGTATTGGAATTATCTGCAACGCGGCAAAGTTCAAGCGGCACTGAGTTTGTTGGAGCAACTCAAATCCCCAATAGAGCAATTTTATGCGACACAACACACGTGTCCCACTCCCGCACAAATAGGTGCAGTGACTTCTAACAAATATGTGACAAATATCCTGCTCAATAATAGCAATGGGGAAAAATGTATCTACACCGCTGTGTTAGACCGCAAGAGCGGCTTTCCTGCTAATACTACACTGGGGTTAGCGTATCTCATTCAATCGAATCGTTGGAGTTGTTACAATAAAGACGCTGAGACTACTCAAATGGCCCCCATTTATCTGCCATCCAAGTGCAAAGAATAA
- the pgi gene encoding glucose-6-phosphate isomerase — MSILVSNTPAWQALQQHQKQWTGVSLRHLFDADSSRFSTYSVENSGLLLDYSRNYLNAETRTLLLALAEQMQLSDWIKRLYQGDEVNHTEHRAALHMALRHRGNAVIRVNGKDVMPEVQSVLQRMKQFVTAVHQGEWRGFTGKRIESVVNIGIGGSDLGPVMVTRALKAYHIGGLRIHFVSNVDSTHLMETIAELNPETTLFIIASKTFSTQETMLNANSARDWFLSHAQNPAAVAQHFVAISTAKERVSAFGIDTKNMFEFWDWVGGRFSLWSAIGLPIALAIGMEQFEEFLHGAYLMDEHFYHAPFDENLPVLLGLIGVWNSSFLGAATQVILPYDFALEHLPAYLQQLKMESLGKRVTRHGDVVDYATCPIIWGAAGNNGQHAFYQLLHQGTHLIPADFIIAAHSQRPLGTHQAATLSNALAQILALMHGRNAEETQTALRASGLSEQEIVQQLSHRTFPGNQPSNTLLYQRLSPAILGALIALYEHKVFVQSVCWDLNPFDQWGVELGKQVANGLLPALLGQGQVTLPIDGSTQALLQRLAR, encoded by the coding sequence ATGTCAATATTAGTCAGCAACACTCCCGCTTGGCAAGCCTTACAACAACATCAAAAACAATGGACAGGTGTATCATTACGCCATTTATTTGATGCAGATTCTTCTCGTTTCTCAACTTATTCAGTAGAAAATTCTGGCTTATTACTAGACTATTCGCGGAATTATCTGAATGCAGAAACCCGCACATTATTACTCGCTTTAGCCGAACAAATGCAATTGTCCGATTGGATTAAGCGATTGTATCAAGGCGACGAAGTCAATCACACCGAACATCGCGCCGCATTACATATGGCTTTACGTCATCGCGGTAATGCGGTGATTCGCGTCAACGGTAAAGATGTCATGCCTGAGGTTCAATCTGTATTGCAGCGCATGAAGCAATTTGTCACTGCGGTTCATCAGGGAGAATGGCGCGGCTTTACGGGAAAACGCATTGAATCGGTGGTGAATATCGGCATTGGCGGCTCGGATTTAGGCCCCGTCATGGTCACTCGCGCTTTAAAAGCCTATCATATCGGTGGTTTACGCATTCATTTCGTGTCTAACGTCGATTCCACCCATTTAATGGAAACCATTGCTGAATTAAATCCCGAAACCACGCTATTTATTATTGCGTCTAAAACTTTTTCCACCCAAGAGACCATGTTAAATGCCAATAGCGCACGCGATTGGTTTTTATCACACGCTCAAAATCCCGCCGCAGTGGCTCAACATTTCGTCGCCATTAGCACCGCAAAAGAGCGAGTCAGTGCGTTTGGCATAGACACAAAAAATATGTTTGAATTTTGGGATTGGGTGGGGGGGAGATTTTCGTTATGGTCGGCGATTGGATTGCCGATTGCTTTAGCGATTGGGATGGAACAATTTGAAGAATTTTTACACGGGGCTTATCTCATGGATGAGCATTTTTATCACGCGCCTTTTGATGAAAATTTACCCGTGTTATTAGGTTTAATTGGCGTGTGGAATAGCAGTTTTTTAGGTGCGGCGACGCAGGTTATTTTACCTTACGATTTTGCGTTGGAACATTTGCCCGCTTATTTACAACAATTAAAAATGGAAAGTCTAGGCAAAAGAGTCACCCGTCACGGAGATGTGGTTGATTACGCCACTTGTCCCATTATTTGGGGCGCAGCGGGCAATAACGGACAACATGCGTTTTATCAACTTTTGCATCAAGGCACGCATTTAATTCCTGCCGATTTTATCATTGCCGCGCACAGTCAACGCCCACTCGGCACGCACCAAGCCGCGACTTTATCCAACGCTTTAGCGCAAATTTTAGCCCTCATGCACGGCCGCAACGCCGAAGAAACCCAAACTGCGTTACGTGCCAGCGGCTTGTCAGAACAAGAGATTGTCCAGCAATTGAGTCATAGAACCTTCCCCGGTAATCAACCCAGTAACACCTTATTATATCAACGGCTATCGCCTGCGATTTTAGGCGCGTTAATCGCTTTATACGAACATAAAGTGTTTGTACAAAGCGTATGCTGGGATTTAAATCCTTTTGATCAATGGGGGGTTGAATTGGGTAAACAGGTGGCGAATGGTTTATTACCTGCGTTATTAGGACAAGGACAAGTCACGCTCCCTATTGACGGCAGCACGCAAGCCTTATTGCAACGATTGGCAAGATAA
- a CDS encoding pilus assembly FimT family protein, which produces MQKRKGFTLLELLIVLFILGLIAGLALPRLTQVYQTLQVSYQRDDVVAQINRLGFHAFSHSLSFVLSHETTELGLTKAPIEWAEGWSMVTEKPIIYRANGVCEGGRLWLRHATGQWAIQLTPPFCQVQFVNESTGFRIITNHSHHHAFNHHLLPR; this is translated from the coding sequence ATGCAAAAAAGAAAAGGTTTTACTTTATTAGAACTATTAATTGTTTTGTTTATTTTGGGACTCATTGCAGGGTTGGCTTTGCCGCGTTTAACGCAGGTTTATCAAACCTTACAAGTGAGTTATCAACGAGATGATGTGGTGGCGCAAATCAATCGTTTAGGATTTCATGCGTTTAGTCATTCTTTAAGTTTTGTATTGAGTCATGAAACGACAGAATTAGGCTTAACCAAAGCACCTATTGAATGGGCTGAGGGTTGGTCTATGGTGACAGAAAAGCCCATTATTTACCGCGCCAATGGGGTTTGTGAAGGGGGGCGATTGTGGTTGCGTCATGCTACGGGACAATGGGCGATTCAATTAACGCCCCCTTTTTGTCAGGTGCAGTTTGTGAATGAATCAACTGGTTTCCGTATAATTACGAATCACTCCCACCACCACGCCTTCAATCACCACTTGTTGCCGCGATAA
- a CDS encoding PilZ domain-containing protein, which translates to MMPRPGGMKRNMLTLHITDENTLYASYLPFLKQGGLFVPTEKSYRLGDEVFVLLTLMNDGEKTPVAGKVVWINPKGTVGNRPAGIGIHFGDVDKGMTREKIEKLLGAYNRSEKPTYTM; encoded by the coding sequence ATGATGCCGCGTCCCGGTGGAATGAAGCGGAATATGCTGACTTTGCATATTACTGATGAAAACACGCTTTATGCGTCTTATTTACCCTTTTTAAAACAAGGCGGTTTGTTTGTCCCGACGGAAAAATCTTATCGTTTGGGTGATGAGGTTTTTGTGTTATTAACCTTGATGAATGATGGGGAAAAAACGCCTGTTGCGGGTAAAGTGGTTTGGATTAATCCTAAAGGCACGGTGGGCAATCGTCCTGCGGGAATTGGGATTCATTTTGGCGATGTGGATAAGGGCATGACCCGCGAGAAAATTGAGAAGTTATTAGGGGCTTATAATCGCTCTGAAAAACCGACTTATACGATGTAA
- a CDS encoding DNA polymerase III subunit delta' → MKPAAILPWLQPHWQTLMTAHQQKRLPHALLLGGQRGLGKTQLAEQLVYALLCQDVRPDGSVCGHCRGCHLLSAGHHPDFIRLNPLENSQNILIDQVRGLIQFCTLTSHYGGYQIALIEPAEAMNQNAANGLLKLLEEPPDNTLLILVSHRPMQLLATIRSRCQRFDLGRVNQTEINTWLQAQLEPEQDIDLLLKLTLNAPLAALVLAQGEDMKIRRAVFNDIDGLIQGKIDPVKTAQQWSQYNINYLLYWLITWLMDVIRFSSTAQKQWLVNHDQLSRIEFFSQQLDLKKSFELLELLGEHYRLFNSTANIKPQSLLEVVTMTFVETTLPLRK, encoded by the coding sequence GTGAAACCCGCTGCGATATTGCCGTGGTTGCAGCCGCATTGGCAGACCTTAATGACCGCGCATCAGCAGAAGCGTTTACCCCACGCGCTGTTGTTGGGCGGGCAGCGCGGCTTGGGTAAAACGCAACTGGCTGAACAGTTGGTTTACGCGTTGTTGTGTCAAGACGTGCGTCCTGATGGCAGCGTGTGCGGACATTGTCGTGGTTGCCATTTATTATCTGCGGGGCATCATCCTGATTTTATCCGCTTAAATCCATTGGAAAACAGTCAAAATATTTTAATTGATCAAGTGCGCGGATTAATTCAATTCTGCACACTCACCTCGCATTATGGCGGTTATCAAATTGCATTAATTGAACCCGCTGAGGCTATGAATCAAAATGCGGCGAATGGTTTATTAAAATTATTAGAAGAACCGCCAGACAATACATTATTAATTCTGGTGAGTCACCGCCCCATGCAATTATTAGCCACCATTCGCAGCCGTTGCCAACGTTTTGATTTAGGTCGAGTGAATCAAACGGAAATTAATACATGGTTACAAGCGCAATTAGAACCAGAACAGGATATTGATTTGTTATTAAAATTGACCCTAAATGCACCATTAGCCGCTTTGGTATTGGCACAAGGCGAAGATATGAAAATTCGCCGCGCGGTGTTTAACGATATAGACGGATTAATTCAAGGAAAAATTGACCCCGTCAAAACCGCACAACAATGGTCACAATACAATATCAATTATTTATTATATTGGTTAATCACTTGGTTAATGGATGTGATTCGTTTTAGCTCTACGGCACAAAAACAATGGCTGGTCAATCACGATCAACTATCACGAATTGAGTTTTTTTCTCAGCAATTAGACTTGAAAAAAAGTTTTGAGTTATTAGAATTATTAGGAGAACATTATCGTTTATTCAACAGCACGGCAAATATTAAGCCGCAAAGTTTATTAGAAGTCGTCACGATGACTTTTGTCGAAACCACACTACCCTTGAGGAAATAA
- a CDS encoding c-type cytochrome — MNYRQPFIHAAFLVLLSHIALVEAESPPVPVAVGHEAAALIAQKKCVKCHSEDGNARAPMYPKIAGQNEQYLAQTMRAYRDGSRFSPIMSAQINEERSSDADIAVLAAYYAEKSRCSPNAPRQGSVVGVSGDYAAGQKVAEGFCTQCHQVTGQLVNPIWPKIAGQNAYYIRSAVTAYRDGQRTNDTMSPMVKHLTDADIANVAVFYASQQVCP, encoded by the coding sequence ATGAATTATCGTCAGCCATTTATTCATGCGGCTTTTTTAGTGTTACTCAGTCATATTGCGCTGGTAGAAGCAGAATCTCCCCCCGTGCCAGTGGCGGTGGGACATGAAGCGGCGGCTTTGATTGCGCAAAAGAAATGCGTCAAGTGTCATTCTGAAGATGGTAACGCGCGCGCTCCGATGTATCCCAAAATTGCAGGACAAAACGAGCAGTATTTAGCACAGACCATGCGGGCTTATCGAGATGGTTCGCGTTTCAGTCCGATTATGAGTGCGCAAATTAACGAAGAACGCTCTAGTGACGCGGACATTGCCGTTTTAGCGGCTTATTATGCCGAAAAATCCCGTTGCAGTCCCAACGCGCCGCGACAAGGTTCTGTGGTTGGCGTATCAGGGGATTACGCCGCAGGTCAGAAGGTGGCTGAAGGTTTTTGTACACAATGCCATCAGGTGACGGGGCAATTGGTCAATCCGATTTGGCCAAAAATTGCGGGGCAAAATGCTTATTACATCCGTTCTGCGGTGACGGCCTACCGAGACGGTCAGCGTACCAATGACACGATGTCGCCTATGGTAAAACACTTAACGGATGCCGACATTGCCAATGTGG
- a CDS encoding LysR family transcriptional regulator yields the protein MYMTLRQLTLFRAVAEHLSFTRAAAELCLTQPAVSIQIKQLEGHIGTALFEQIGKRIYLTDAGRELYAASKDIFARIDALEMSLNELQGSIKGQLKLSVVTTATYFIPHLFSAFLKKHPEVNIRLNVTNRHSTLARLANNEDDLVVMGQVPDDLTVQTLGQPLPFLENSLVVVAPPDHPLVGQANISLKRLAKETFLVRELGSGTRSAMETAFTEHGLVLKTGFEFGSTEAIKQGVCAGLGLSVLSRNTLILELAAGTLCILDVQGFPLQRSWNVVYLNEKKLSLVARTFLDFLLTQTEQVLREANERITYFRNQAK from the coding sequence ATGTATATGACACTCCGTCAATTGACCCTATTTCGGGCTGTGGCTGAACATTTGAGCTTTACCCGTGCCGCGGCTGAATTGTGCTTGACTCAGCCCGCAGTCTCTATTCAAATCAAACAGTTAGAAGGTCATATCGGCACGGCTCTCTTTGAACAAATCGGCAAGCGAATTTATCTCACCGATGCAGGACGAGAACTGTATGCAGCCTCTAAAGATATTTTTGCGCGCATAGATGCTTTAGAAATGTCGCTGAATGAATTGCAAGGCAGTATTAAAGGACAACTAAAATTATCCGTTGTCACCACCGCCACTTATTTTATTCCGCATTTATTCAGTGCATTTTTAAAAAAACATCCTGAGGTGAATATTCGTCTTAATGTCACCAATCGCCACAGTACGTTGGCGCGTTTGGCCAACAATGAAGATGATTTGGTGGTGATGGGACAAGTTCCTGATGATCTCACCGTGCAGACGCTCGGACAACCGTTACCTTTCTTAGAAAACTCGCTGGTGGTGGTTGCTCCCCCCGATCACCCCTTAGTGGGACAGGCGAATATTTCCTTAAAACGCTTGGCAAAAGAGACTTTTCTCGTGCGCGAACTGGGTTCAGGCACTCGTAGCGCAATGGAAACGGCCTTCACTGAACATGGCTTGGTGCTAAAAACAGGGTTTGAATTTGGCAGCACAGAAGCCATTAAGCAAGGGGTGTGTGCGGGTTTAGGTCTGTCGGTATTGTCGCGTAACACTTTGATTTTAGAATTGGCCGCAGGCACTTTATGTATTTTAGATGTGCAAGGTTTTCCGCTGCAACGCAGTTGGAATGTGGTGTATTTGAACGAGAAAAAATTGTCATTGGTGGCGCGCACGTTTTTAGATTTTCTCTTGACCCAAACAGAACAAGTCTTACGCGAAGCCAATGAACGAATTACTTATTTTCGCAATCAGGCAAAATAA
- a CDS encoding tRNA threonylcarbamoyladenosine dehydratase — translation MTTESRHIRTEILLGQAALAHLKQQHILVAGLGGVGGFAAEALARAGIGRLTLLDHDVIVPSNLNRQLLALQSTLGQKKAIVMAERLRDINPEIELVIADHFLQQNEAAEFVAQGHFNYVLDCIDSIACKAALVAACLRQQVKVASSMGAGNRLDVTQVKITQLNQTQGCGLARELRALLKQQQVRTNYPVVYSQEVPRSPLPHQHVAAGEGRPRATNGTISYLPGLFGLMLSGWVIKDLLAEME, via the coding sequence ATGACCACAGAATCACGCCATATTCGCACCGAAATTTTACTCGGCCAAGCGGCATTAGCCCATTTAAAACAACAACATATTTTAGTCGCAGGCTTGGGCGGAGTCGGCGGCTTTGCCGCAGAAGCATTAGCACGAGCGGGAATTGGACGTTTAACCTTATTAGATCACGATGTCATTGTGCCTTCTAATTTAAATCGACAATTATTGGCTTTACAATCTACTTTAGGACAAAAAAAAGCCATTGTAATGGCTGAACGATTGCGCGATATTAATCCTGAGATTGAATTGGTAATTGCCGATCATTTTTTACAACAAAATGAAGCGGCCGAATTCGTGGCGCAAGGACATTTTAATTACGTCTTAGATTGTATTGATTCTATTGCCTGTAAAGCGGCTTTAGTGGCGGCGTGTTTGCGTCAACAGGTCAAAGTGGCTTCGAGTATGGGGGCGGGAAATCGTTTGGACGTGACCCAAGTTAAAATCACGCAATTAAACCAAACGCAAGGCTGTGGATTAGCGCGAGAATTAAGGGCTTTATTAAAACAGCAACAAGTGCGTACCAATTATCCTGTGGTTTATTCGCAAGAAGTGCCGCGCTCCCCTTTACCGCACCAACACGTGGCTGCGGGTGAAGGACGGCCTCGCGCTACGAATGGAACTATTTCTTATTTACCGGGTCTTTTTGGCTTAATGCTTTCGGGTTGGGTGATTAAGGATTTATTGGCAGAAATGGAGTAA